The genomic region ttattacttaaacataatttttatattttattaatgggtaaactacataAATGATCACCCGACTATTAGAAAGTTTCTTATTAGgcttatcaatttatttttttagtctaAAATCGTAAACCATTAAAATGATAAGAGTTTGTTTACTCATGACATGtattttttaaccaaaatacATGTCATCGAGTAAACTAATGAGTCAAGCAAACTGTTAGCATTTTAACAGTTTTGgactataaataaaaaattgataagtCAAGTGACTATTTATATAGTTTACCcagtaataattgaattaattttttaattttcgtaaaatataataatcacgaattaagataaaaaaattaatttgtcaaatttataaagtaaaaaGGGTTGAATTGACTGTTAAACCATCCTTTTAAATCCTAATTCTTAAGCAAGGAAATCGTGATCGTAGACGGGAAGTATAGTGACTAGGTGGACGGTCACGATCAtcgtatatatatttattcaaaagttgaaaaaaaaattcactttatTAAATTCACCCGCTTAATTGAtggtcaaaaaaaaaatcacccgGTTAATTTATCGTAGCCGTTCATCTATCATGAAATAGACTTAATCAACGGCTGAAAGTGCAAGCCTGTAAACACCAGCTTAATTATATCAGACTCCTATCCTAAGTCCTATCctactattttttttagtttctatTCATCTCCATTTTTCCTTTCAAAAATGGCGGCACTCGTTGCAGGGACGCCATGGATGAGAATCAGAGTAATCCCTGAATTCGCTCCTCCGTTCATTTTCCGGCGCCATTTTCGTCGAAATTTCTCTGTGCGCGCTTCAATTGACAGTGATGCACCGGTCAGAGTCCGTTTCGCTCCTTCTCCGACCGGCAATCTCCACGTCGGCGGAGCCCGAACTGCTCTCTTCAACTACTTATTCGCTAggtttttctcttattttgcaTGTAGTATATTATTTTCCGGTGTAAAactttgtcaattttgttgatttctgtttctttttttttttttttgtcttaagATCGAAAGGGGGAAAATTTGTGCTGAGAATCGAGGATACTGATTTGGAGAGGTCGACGCGGGAATCGGAGGAGGCTGTGCTTCGAGATTTAGCTTGGCTTGGTCTTGACTGGGATGAAGGTACTGTTTATACGTGCTTATCATTGTCTTTCtgttttagttaatttgatttgaaatttattgCTTCAATTTCACATGTATGTTGCCATTGTGCTTTTCACTTTTAGCGTTAATTGGTTCTCTCTCTTGCATTGTAGGCCCTGGTGTGGGTGGGGACTATGGTCCTTATCGACAATCTGAAAGAAATGCTATGTACAAACAATATGCTGAGAAGCTCTTAGAATCTGGTCATGTTTATCGTTGTTTCTGTTCCAATGAGGTAACCGATTTCGACTATAAAGGTTACATTACATGAATTTGGTCCTAAGTTAGTAGTATGACATTTCAAATGGGAGATATTTGAACTTTTGAATTGCCTTTTCTTCTTTGGTTTCATCTGATTGCATGTTGAAATTGGAAGAAAACTATTCCTTTGGAGACAAGAATGTAAACTTTGTGTCCAGGAAAATATAACCTTTGATCCAATAGAACTATGATTCTATATTTTGAAGTATGATCGGTTTTAGCACTCGACTTATGAGTTCTTTCGTAATCCTATAGGAACttgagaaaatgaaggaaattgCAGAGCTAAAGAAACTTCCTCCTGTATACTCGGGGAAGTGGGCTACTGCAGCAGAtggagaagtagaagaagagCTAGCAAAGGGAACCCCATATACATATCGATTTCGAGTTCCCAAGGAAGGGAGCTTGAAAATTAATGACCTTATTCGAGGCGAAGTAAGTTCAATTGATTGAAGTATTTCTCCCTTAACAGCCTTGTGATCAGCAAACTGCAAATTGTTGTCTGTTAATTTGAGGATTTTTGGCTCAAAGTATCATCACGTTTAAGTTTCAGTGGTCCCTAAACTAGTAACAACAGGATGTATAAGACATAactgtaattttcttttataggcACTAATTTTGTTTGATAGTGTCATGAAGGTTAGCTGGAAATTGGACACACTTGGGGATTTTGTTATAATGAGGAGCAATGGTCAACCTGTTTACAACTTTTGTGTTACAGTCGATGATGCTACCATGGCTATTTCACATGTTATAAGGTAATGGGGAAAGTCtaattattttaccattttgctAGATCTAGTATGTGTTTTGTTCGTGTTTTTTGGGTCATTTCTTCTCTCACTCTCATATACTGGCATTTCAGAGCGGAAGAGCATTTACCTAATACTCTAAGGCAAGCCTTGATTTACAAGGTGATTTTAAAAGGCATCTATTATCTTttttgttaccatttgatgactTTTAGAGTTTCTGATTTCTTTCAACCAAATGAGGAAGCTGATCTttggatttaaaaattattttgccACAGGCTCTGGGATTCCCAATGCCTTCCTTTGCCCACGTTTCATTGATTCTTGCACCTGATAGGAGCAAATTGTCAAAACGCCATGGTGCAACTTCAGTTGGTCAGGTAGGTAGTTATCTTCATTCTACCTTGTTTCGTGGCAAATGTAACAAAATAATTGTATTATCTCCTCTAATTTCCATGGGTTctacaaatttatctttttaaattgaGGATTGAAACTTCCCATGTTTAACAAAATTACCCTGTTCCAGTATAGAGATATGGGGTATCTGCCTCAGGCGATGGTGAATTACTTGGCACTTCTAGGTTGGGGTGATGGaactgaaaatgaatttttcaCCATTGATCAACTTGGTTAGTTTTTCCTTTGACTTCATTTGATCCATATGCACCTCTATTCTAAGAGTGAGTTTGGATAggcggtgtgtttacctgcggttagtgtaaaaacagcggtggcggtgagattagacactatagcgatactgtagcgtgagacaaaaagtaaactaaacgcaccgcattGCACCGCActcaatcgcccatccaaacccaccctaagccCTAACCAACCTATCATCCCTCCTCCCCATCTATGAAAAGAGAGCATAAGAAATAGAatgagaaaagggaaaattataATCAGCTTTGACAGATAATATTTGGATGATTGTAATTTGACTAATTATCATTTGAATACTTTTTTATGCAATTCACAGTTGAAAAATTCTCAATTGGTCGCGTTAACAAAAGTGGTGCTGTTTTTGACTCTACCAAGTTAAGGTGACTTCTCTATGCTTTGATACTGTAGGCTTTATGGTCATATTTTCCATGTAATACTGTAATTTATCCATCTTGTACTCTTGTTCTTTGAGGAAGTGACATTGTACCTATTATTAGGTTGTTTGGTTGGTTCTTAGGGGTAGTTTATCCTTGGTTTGTTAGTGGGATCCTTGCTCATTGGACTTTGAAGTTCcatttctttttcgtttttgtTACTTTGGGGGAGAATTCTTGGTTATTTATATATGCAAGTTCTAAGCTTGATCAAGTGATAACTCCaatgaattttacaattttctgTGACTTTAGCTTACAGCTCTATACAAGAACTAAAACTAGAATTATCTGTTTCTTGTCTGCTAGAAGTTGCCACATTTAtattgttttctaatttatttcttCCTTGTAAACTAAAGGTGGATGAATGGTCAGCACTTAAGAGCGATTCCCTTTGAGGAGTTGTCCCAGCTTATTGGTGAGCGCTGGAAGAGTACTGGGCTTCTCACTGAGTCAGAAGGGCCATTTGTAGAGGTATGTTTCCTTTTAACACAATTTGGAAGTATTCTATTTTTGCTGTAGATTATGATAAATAATGGTATGTAAATATGTACAAACAGGATGCAGTTCAGCTGCTTAAGGATGGGATCGACTTGGTAACTGATTCGGATACAGCACTCTCTAGCTTGCTGTCTTACCCTGTACATGCTACTTTGACGAGGTGATTATCAAATTCTTACCCTTAAGTTCTGTTCTTTATTACATAATTCAGTATGTTTTCCAACTTTGATAATTGTTTATAATGGAATTTTGGTTGTGCTTGTGCATTCTAACCAGTCTCAAATGTCAGGACAGCCTTAAGTGTAGATATTAGTACTATATTCAATTTATGGATAATAATAGTGGAAGTGCTTTGAAGTAGTGTGTAGACCACTAGAAATTGAGAACCGTGCTTTGAAGTTATGCTTATGCTTTCTCCAATGTTCAATTCACTGGTTTTATTTAGCGCTAACTGCTAACAGATCAATATATCCTGTCACAAATTTTGGACTTTGGGGTGTTTAGAATCTGAAAAATACCATAATATCCTATACTGCTCCAACAAGTATCCATGTCCAATGCATAACTGAATATGGGTACGGAAGTACGATCCTCTAACTTCATGGAAATACTTCAAAAAGATTGAACATACCCACATTGCCCACATGCCCATATACGATAGTCATACTCAAGTCCAAGTAACTTAGATAATAGGCAAATTCTACAGCTGTTACAATAGGTTGCAAGATCTGGGGTTTGGTTTATGTCAAAGAATCCTATCATTATGTCGTTTAAGTTTTTGTCTCTGCAGCCCTGAAGGTAGACCCATTGTCGAAGATAAGCTTTCTGAAGTTTCTGCCCACCTATTAGCTGCCTATGATAGTGGTGAACTCTTTGGTGCATTGGAAGAAGGCCTTGCTGGCTGGCAGAAATGGGTAAAGGGCTTTGGCAAAACACTGAAGCGCAAGGTGAGCTTCTAATCTCATACATGCCTTTATGGGATCttgaattttccttttcttggCCTACTTGGAATTAGGGGTATAATCGAGTTGAGCTCTAGCTTGAGCTTGACTCAGAATTCGATGCTTGAAGCTTGGCTTGGGCTTGAGCTTTATTTTCACCTTTAAAGCTTGAGCTCGATTCCTAACTCAATTTCAAGCTCAATTATTTGTGTTTGAGctgaagttaaatttgaattttttcagtacttactaaaaataaaaaagattgattGGACTCACGAGTTACTCGAGTCAATTATCAGGATACTTGAATCTGGTTGTTCGATGAGAATGGCTAGCTGGATTTAAGCTTTCTTCAAGCTGAACCCTAATAATTTGCGAATAAAGATGTCTCATTTACATCCATACTTCAAATTATAATCCATGCATGGTACTAGACTTACATGTCCGAGGCTGTAACTCTCATGGCAGGGGAAGTCATTGTTCATGCCCCTGAGGGTTTTATTAACAGGAAAACTCCATGGCCCTGATATGGGTTCTAGTGTAATCCTAATCTATAAAGCTGGAAACCATGGCATTGTCTCGCCTCAAGCTGGGTTCGTGACTTTGAAAGAAAGGTTTGGAATATTGAGACAACTCGATTGGGAAGCGCTCAACCAGGATCACCCTGCTTTGGAATCGGCGGCTACcatatcaaattgaaaagaaaaaaagaagtgacAGGTtcatttaaaggtttttttttggcAATATAATAATTGCTTATCTTTTTTTGTGTTGTTGAAGTCATTGATGAGATGTAGTTTAGTGTAATAATGGTTTGGTGTTTATGAATGTGATGAACATTTAGTTAGTGTTAAAACGTCTATACTTTTGAATCATGTGGAAATGTTTCAAAGCTGCCCGGAATTAACTTTCCTTTGGGGACATTATGGTATTTTTCCTCTATTGAGTAGAGAGGCCTAATTATGAACCGCATCATCCGCTTTACGGAAATTGAGAAATTAGCCccttaactttaatttattagaatttgaTTCTCATactttacaaaatttgaaaagttagtTTAGTTGTTGGTTAAACCATGAACTTGAAACGTTGAATTTTGTTTGCTTATATGTTACGTATATATGACTGAAATCATTGAGCAGCTTATTTTTATGTTGGCGATGTAATGGCaagaattaaatttagttttttagattattataaaagattaatgttatttatcgatttaattaattaataattaaatattattttctaaatcaattacGAAAGAAAAATCCTTTTCCAATTGGTATTGTGATTGTTTAATTGATATCTgctttctaaaaattatttcagtaaattttatcaaatagtaaaaatattttacttataatCGTTTAAACATAAAAGTAtcaatttttagaaaatcaatCCATTTTCTAATATCATTTTCTGTAAAATATTGTACatgaaaaaaatcgaaaaaaaaatactaatttggATATGTAATGttacttaaaaaaatgataaactcTACTCGATGTCACTAAACTAGTAATAAGTTGCGTTTAGatcattgaattttaaaattttacaaaatggtcactggaatattaaaaaatttccatttaagtcAATGAATTAGTTGAAAGCTTTTATTGAAATCACTGGATTGTTAAGTTTTTCTTTAAGTTCGACTAGCAAGCTTCAAGCAATAATTCGACAATTAGTACAATGGATCAATGCCTATTtatgagtagaagaacatattttagatccaagtcgatttgAGGGTCAATGCCAAAGATAAGAGAAGaaaattgtttggattttggttcacAGATTCGTAACTTTCAAAGATGTTTTATGAAGAAAAATTGAATCATAAAATAGAACGAGAATGATAGCTTTCGATCAGTGGAAGTAGTACAAATAGAAAATGTTatacaacaacgattttaaTAGTTTGGTGACAtacattaaaactttcaaataatttaataattattttgtaacttttttaagttAGAGTGACCAAAAACTTAAacttactaatataatttaccctaaaaaagttaaaaattaccATATCTAAGTGAGACATGTCAACATGGCCTTACAttgttttttaaacattttctaGTATTAGAATTCCGTCCTTTTTCTTACCAAACAAACTGTCATCATAATAAAGATAGACTTTATTTGTTCAAGGGGTGAATACCCTATAAGATTAGTTGTTAAAATAGaatgtcgataatgacaatatattgaaagtaaaaggaaaaaaataaaacacacagattttacgtgaaaaccctttcggAAAAAAATCACaagcagaggagaagaaaattaactatgtcgaattcgaatgattacaaagAGTATAGACTACGTCTTATAAAATAGAAGTAATgcagtaagattgaaacactttattcaaatcaatatcaaacaGAGGAAGTAAACTTCTATATGGATTCTTCTTGTACAGTTTATACCGTACCGTGGAGGCTAGACCCGGTTGCGACCTCAGTCCAGTATCTTGTTTATTGGGGATCCATGATAGGCTGCGGCCTTCACCCTCATGGATCCTCCTATCTTgtcacttgtattttattttaataagtatttGAGTCGTAAGTttaatattagtaattataCCTGttgttatattaattattataattttctaaggatattttttatttaaaaaaattcttaggGTCGAATAAAAGGTGTGGttattatattagtaattagatttgtctaaaaataatatttaaatttgtcaCTCTAGAGGTTATGGTACTAGTAATTAGACTTATGGCTATTATTTATATTcacataatgaaaattttagttattaatatttatattttttacaattcaattttttaaaaagaatcaaatttgattttaactttTAGAATGAATCgaatggttgtttttaatgaaatattgactaagatattaaatttttaaacatggtaGTCGTATGACAATCCATGTGTACTTTATGCAaacttgtttaaaattttataaatttttgtattatttttaatactttcGTAATTTTAGAGGTTAAACGTTCAAACTAAGGTCAAACATTTTAAGAGTTGCTCACATAATagtcaaatattttgaaatggtCATATAGGAGCctaactttcaaaaaaaaaaaaaccttatacAAGAGTTTTCACGCATTTCAAGCCCAATTTGGAGTAAAAATTAGTTGATTGTTGATGAGTTTAGAATAAACACAATATATGAATCAAAtattgc from Gossypium raimondii isolate GPD5lz chromosome 1, ASM2569854v1, whole genome shotgun sequence harbors:
- the LOC105773752 gene encoding glutamate--tRNA ligase, chloroplastic/mitochondrial, producing the protein MAALVAGTPWMRIRVIPEFAPPFIFRRHFRRNFSVRASIDSDAPVRVRFAPSPTGNLHVGGARTALFNYLFARSKGGKFVLRIEDTDLERSTRESEEAVLRDLAWLGLDWDEGPGVGGDYGPYRQSERNAMYKQYAEKLLESGHVYRCFCSNEELEKMKEIAELKKLPPVYSGKWATAADGEVEEELAKGTPYTYRFRVPKEGSLKINDLIRGEVSWKLDTLGDFVIMRSNGQPVYNFCVTVDDATMAISHVIRAEEHLPNTLRQALIYKALGFPMPSFAHVSLILAPDRSKLSKRHGATSVGQYRDMGYLPQAMVNYLALLGWGDGTENEFFTIDQLVEKFSIGRVNKSGAVFDSTKLRWMNGQHLRAIPFEELSQLIGERWKSTGLLTESEGPFVEDAVQLLKDGIDLVTDSDTALSSLLSYPVHATLTSPEGRPIVEDKLSEVSAHLLAAYDSGELFGALEEGLAGWQKWVKGFGKTLKRKGKSLFMPLRVLLTGKLHGPDMGSSVILIYKAGNHGIVSPQAGFVTLKERFGILRQLDWEALNQDHPALESAATISN